A region from the Nematostella vectensis chromosome 13, jaNemVect1.1, whole genome shotgun sequence genome encodes:
- the LOC116604396 gene encoding uncharacterized protein LOC116604396: MNDKDPEIDMATPNADETMDDFADDGAPERARNTPKNQKSDDYKKAISVKAAEHPDDAPAITKTSPERDLRSDDSPSFLTLDRRGWSGWSIWSVPKESEFPDYDQFTQDGVRCLVGCGPVAWAMVFGYYDRLAATSSSYGYSSRLYRCNGADGSPSCIPPKSNNDILRRYSRTSIKRPSIERSPSIQRSFTNVPNFPRYVYCKLDLNWYQARQGGGASISKYTTSLSVAGWVQTWIRNEARDAIKQGYPAIVGIWIKGAQHYAVAFKYKTRTRVGNWVTERQEMGWDAHGMGRVRKRMVQNPWYMDL, encoded by the exons ATGAATGATAAAGACCCTGAGATTGACATGGCCACCCCCAATGCTGATGAAACTATGGACGACTTTGCTGACGACGGAGCCCCTGAACGTGCCAGGAACACCCCGAAGAATCAGAAGAGCGATGATTACAAGAAAGCAATTTCCGTAAAAGCCGCTGAACACCCTGACGATGCCCCTGCCATTACCAAGACCTCCCCTGAAAGAGATCTAAGGTCTGACGATTCTCCGTCTTTCTTGACTCTTGATCGGCGCGGCTGGAGCGGCTGGTCCATTTGGTCTGTTCCCAAGGAGAGCGAGTTCCCAGACTATGACCAGTTCACACAGGACGGAGTGAGATGTCTGGTGGGGTGTGGACCGGTCGCATGGGCCATGGTGTTCGGGTACTATGACCGGCTAGCTGCAACCTCATCCTCGTATGGATACAGCTCAAGGTTGTATAGATGTAACGGCGCAGACGGGTCCCCAAGTTGTATTCCACCAAAGTCTAATAACGACATCCTACGAAGATACagtcgaacctctattaagcggccctcTATTGAGCGGTCACCCTCTATTCAACGGTCATTTACCAATGTCCCGAATTTTCCCCgttatgtttactgtaaacttgacctc AATTGGTACCAAGCCAGACAGGGTGGAGGAGCCAGTATTTCTAAATACACTACAAGCTTGTCAGTGGCGGGGTGGGTCCAGACGTGGATCCGGAACGAAGCGAGAGACGCAATTAAGCAGGGGTATCCGGCCATTGTGGGAATATGGATTAAGGGGGCGCAGCATTACGCAGTGGCCTTCAAGTACAAGACTCGTACGAGGGTGGGTAATTGGGTGACGGAGAGGCAGGAGATGGGATGGGATGCACATGGGATGGGGAGGGTCCGAAAACGGATGGTACAAAATCCATGGTACATGGATTTGTAG